Below is a genomic region from Ciona intestinalis chromosome 14, KH, whole genome shotgun sequence.
acaacaacggtatatggaagtgGTGGGGATCcgaatttatatttatttaaatttttatttttttaactaataagtgggacaagaaaatagaatgaaaaagtgccccatcttttcccatcctactatacatataactgttaaaaaattgtatctAAAACTCCCGAATGCATTTGGCTAAGTATTAGTTCAATGGCAAGACATTTGGCATAGAACGTACaaatgcaatatttaaatatgaccTAGAGGTGTAAGCTAATGGTAACAGAAAGcaagtttttaacaacagttgttttgtcgctatatcctgtcttttcgtttaaatatttcttaatatTCACGAAAAtattcgaagagacaaatacagttttattattcttagAGAAAGATACCTTATAACAGATATAGGAGCATGATGTGGTCGGTTCTCTTGCAACCAGTCAACAAAACTGTGAAACATTTCAGAGGATGGATTCTCAAGCTCCGGGATCGAAGACttgaaaagaaagaaaagttAATACAATACAAATGGTATGTAGGATACTGTGGGTATGATAATATAGCAACAATAGCAAACATGATGCCCATGCAGTATTATACTATTGAATTCGTTTTGAGCACGAATACATTTGGTTATGAGTTACCCTAGGGTTCCactctattctatgtgggtgagattCTGTGTTGTAGCACGACATTGGTCCCAAGATTTTGGCCAGGATTGGCTCATTTCTCCAACACCCGCGGTGCTATTGCATGGACGCACCAGTTTAAGCAGCCTGTCCCTTTCTCAAAGATAGGCGACAATGGCTTTATTGGTAATGGATGGGAGATTTTCCCTTGACAGCTTGGCCAAGGTTAGATTCTCCTGACAAATAGAGTAGAACCAATGTCCCAGGCCCCTTACATTGCTCTTCATACCAGCTCACATATATAGATAGAAGACAGCAATACAGGCGGTCCATGATACCCTCTAAGACAACCCCAAATTTGTAATATGGTAACGGACAACAAGCTACAGTAGTGCCTTATGTTAGTAACATGTAAATAATTCaagaaaataattatttaaaaaagtgttgtttaatttcaattCTCTTCTAAAGTAAAACGCACATGGTGGTTTAAGCATAACCGTCTAAATTTAGGCATAACTGTCTAAATTTTCACTCACAGGTCACTAACATAAGGCTCTACTGTACTGTCTAAATTTTCTGTCTAAATCATAACTGTCTAAATTTAGGCAAAATTGTCTTTTTCTTATACATACCAATGGCTCTTCAATGTTGCTGAACTGTGGATAATCAAGAACATCTTTGATGAAGGATTGAGATGTGAGTCTTCCCACAAGGAGGTACATCTTCCATCCGCAGTCCAACAGGAAAGCCCCGGATTGGGAGAGAGATTCTGCCGTGAGGGGTAAGACATGGGGTTGGGGGATTTCCCTTCCTGATACAGTGAGCACACCCTGGGTCAAAAAAATGGGCTGATGTTAGAAATTAATATTTGCACTGTTGTAGGCGTCAAGGCGTGTGTAAcgtccttgggaaagacattTAACAGAAATTGGTGGTCCTTTATTCAAACAGGATTTCTGTGATAGTTATCTCTCTcagttaaaaactaaaaagacAATGTTGCTTCTGCACACATGACAGGCCACCACAAGACCatcataaaatataagatTCAGTATAGTTGATATAAGCCCCTAATGAATAGAACCTGCAGAAAGAGCGGTCGTTGAacctgggtgttctgtttcatactccttGTGCCCGCTCACGACCTAGTATGATACTTTGTGCGTAATTTTTTGGAGGGAATTTTTATGTGGCTTACGATttagacagcccattagtaaccactgggttaaagaaATTATCATTAAGTGCCTCGCCCAAGGACTAATacatccacaatggtagcagtgacgagccttgaatcatTCATTAGCTCTGGGTTGTTATAGGCAGGCAAGCTAACCATTTTGCCACGGTGCCGGATAATTACTGATGAATAATTTTACCTCATCATTAAGGTCGTCCACTCTATAAAGGTCCGGATGCAAATCCAGCATCTGGTAGAGCGCGGGTTGCATCTTAAAGTTGATCATTGCGAAGACTCGATCGTCTAAACGTGTTGAGATGCCGGTTCGGAAAGCTCGCTGTGAAagttaggttggggtaagatggtttctgttttttttctcttttatcgtcacatttggtagtaaacaaagaatacttacagaattatattacTGTATCCTACTATCCTCATAACTCTAACAGCTTTGCTAATTGTCAGAAGTATTAAAATAACGTATTGTCcaaaattagcaaaaaacaTTACCGGAAATaaagttttgcattttataaCAATCTTTTTTTAGTTGGAATTGCAAAGgacgttttttaattttaaaaaacaaaaatttcagaTCAAATTTGTTATCGATgcgttttacttttaaaaacaaagaatttaacACTATTGTAGAAACACATTGTTAACAAAAGTCCCttccataaaaaaacaactcaaaactaaaatgtggattttaaacatatttttaaccaaatataATCAAAGTTTGACAAAATTAACGCATTTAACTCACATGTTTGAGCAAACATTGGATGTACAGTGGGAGCAGTCTAAGAGATTTTGGGACGTAAACTCCTGCAGTGGTCATGCCTTGTGGCAGTGTTTCCTTGTATGCCTTCAGTGGATCAACCAATGCATTCATGAGAGCTTCACGTGCATCACTGACCGATGCAGTGACTGATCTGTCCACAGCTGACAAggaagaatttttttattaatttttgaaatttattaaaattgtaatggctagcaaaaatgtaaatttttatacatctaaacttgtaaaaacacagttttttttgagggtttgaaatttttataaaaatgggtatattaatatatgatTCGTTTAGTAATTCTTCTCataattgaacaaaaaaatctacTAAATTtgctactatataatatagattCCTTCGCTTTTTAGAAGTAAAGCCAAATTCcacaatattttgatttgttcTTATGAGCCAAAATTCATATCActaccttttttaaaaaatttaaaaaacttaatttgcATCTGTGTAATGggaaatatttgcatttaatgaaatttgagtttttgtaaatttgtttcttaAAGGAATGGGGGCAACAGCTCTTCACCCATGCATGTATACCGCtgcttattattattacattaaatatccttacataaaattaaattattttttacattaagtttcattacataaaattacattaatttttacattaaatttccTTACctaaaattacattaatttttacattaaatttccTTACctaaaattacattaatttttacattaaattttcttaCTTACCCATTTTTGAAAGCAGAGATATGACAGCCACACAATCCACGCTGTTAAATACTTCGGCAGGTGATTTTACAACAGGTATACATAACGTGTGGACCCTTATACGCCTTTCACCCTGTTGAATTAATGCATACTAAATTATTGCATgttcaaatttatttgtattacagtatataaaaaatacaaattgttttctgtattatTGCTCTTTATAAACTGTTATCGAATTAAATAGGCCGAGCTTCTAGTTCCTCTTGCCTTAGAAATTGGGTTGATAAAAGCCTAACTATTTTGGGTGTCCGGAGGACATTTAATTAAATCCTTGAAACAGGGATGACTATATGTGTTTTAGAACTCGTTTCAAGCGCAAAGTAGCTTTAACTGTGCTGTTACtcgtctatacaaacaaacagaatatattgcattcaccaaaTTAATCAGTGAGgttatatatttgattttgttaaaaaagttaaaaacccTGTATGGCCCTAATTACTGGCCCCGTGGTTTAGGTGCCTGCGTTGTAACCAAAGTGTCCCCAGTTCGATGCTTGACTGGGATACTAACACTGAtcgcgtatgtgtccttggacaagacacttaacggacattgctccaacccagcgatCACTAATTGGTTCTCCAAACTATTAcccatattaaaacaaaaatcatacacaaagttaaaaagtgtggtaacacgtaagcacacgaggataaaaatACACGTCGGACTGCGATGCGGTGTGGCAAAGTTGAGCACCGGTCGCATGAAAGACTTAAATGGGCTTTTCGGGTGTCAACTTGGGGTAAGGGGCCAAACTTGGCCTAAAACCCAGGTGTGACAAGGACTTTcccaaaaaagaataaaaaatttcaCATTATACCCACCTTGCTTGTAGTGTAAAGTAAAGCAGCTTGGAAACAGACAGCAGATAAATCAGTGAGAGGATCTTCAATTGAAAGATTGACCGCATAACCAGCATCGGGATTTATATTCGCCAGGGACAGAAGGTCAGTTGAACGAACAAAGAAATTTCCATGAAAAGTGTGAATGGCGAGACCTGTGTAGAAGTTTTTGTGATTTTTGGATAAAATGGTAAATACTGTTTTAGTGTAGCAGTGGTAGTAAACTAGTAATATATTGGGGTTTTAAAATGAGCTAGAATATGAATGATTTActtaaagttgtaaaaaataagaTCCTAATTGGTATTTTTACCACTTAATGGTTGTGGCTACCTTATAAAGCCACTCAACACCCATACCCCTATGCTAAACCAATGAAGGAatagatttgttttaacagtttatattagtaggttggggtaagatgggacaactttgacacgtaatatccaaatatattgattgtgttttgaacaattaacaacggtctataggagtcgtgaggatacggttttataattcattaaatgttctttgtttactaccaaatgtgacaagaaaatagaatgaaaatgtgtcccatcttccccaccttactatttgTGTTACttcatttataaatttgtagAAATAAGTCTATAAAAGACAAAGTGACAAAGCCAATAGCAGAGTCTTTGTTGCGGCCACCAATAAATACACTGACATCAAGAGAATATAGAAATTTATACACTTTTAGTTTTGTGCTTGTGACTATTTGTGATGTATAAAGATTAATTCTATACTTAAAACTTAGAACCACAGAACAATAATAAGACTTAcccaaatcaaaataaaactttttaaaccattaatttttattacaaaagcCAACTAAAAACTTCTGGAGGACTGAttttgcaaattaaaaaataatttaaaaaaatgcagaaCATTAAACAAGTAGCCTTTCTTACTACTATAGAAATGATCAAATGATGGAAAAAAATACGAAACTGTCTGACCATTACCTTTAGTGCATCTTATTCTCATTACAGATTCAAATCCAATTTTTCTGCTCAAATATCGCTCCAGGTCCCTGCTTAACCGTTCCGCTTCAATAGGGTTGTGCACAGTATGTAGAGACGGGTAGTAATGCATGTCACCAGCAGAAAAACGAGACGCACAAgctacataaaaaaattactaatttcaatgtttcataaaacacaaattaaaaaaattacattgtttcaaaaatcaaaggttgttttataaaacataaaaaaaaagtttttaataataaaagtttttgaaaagtagtataaaagaattttgttttattttttaaaaataagggacttctttttaatttaaaaaaataattttttttttggtttaaaagtggggggtcgcgacccccgcaacccccctggctgcgacACTGGGTATTAGTATTGCTATGTAAAAGTATGTAACATATAAAATCCTGTGCTACTTACACAGAGTGGCGATGTCGATGTATTGAGAATTGAAGAAGAAAAAATCAATGGCCACCTGTAGAATGAAACATTAACTTTCAAGTAcagcaaatataaacaatgacATGTTTAGGCCAAGGGGGgaataaaagcaaaatcacaaaatttcatttataataaacaatgacATAACCTAAAAATGtctgaaaatttttaaagacCAGgtttaacatattaaaattaatttagaaTGAAACATTAACTTTCAAGTACAACAAACATAAGCAATGACATGTTTAAGCCAAGGGGTAAAAAAAGAGTTATCGCAAAATAgcatttataataaacaatgacATAACCTAAAAATGTctgaaattttttaaagaccaggtttaacatattaaaattaattttttatcaaaattgttTCCTAAAACAGCTCTTGGCAATAGATCAGAGAGAAGATCTTTTTGTCATGTGACCTCGttcatatataatagaaacaGACAACAGTATTCAATTAACATTGTAGTAGCATAGGCATGGTCCTGGTTTCATGTCATATGTGCAAATATACAAATGGCCTTGAAAGAAGGTATTGTTATCTTAGTAAACAATGACATTTAAAACCTATGTCGTAACTTTACCCATGTTACTTAAAGTTAAGAATTAGTTTTATCCTACACAACAGAGGGCATGTCTCAAGtacaaaaaaggtaaaaatatgatcaaaattattaaaaattaaaaaaaaagtagaaAAGCCTTTTTTTTTTGGAGCCTGGAGTCTCTGTTGAGATAAGTTTTACTAGTTTAACgcatattcatttttttaaagaacaaattttgtattttacctgCTGTGCAGAACAGTCGAGAGCTAATTTCTTGTAATAATCCGTGCTTGGGTTGAGGGCAGTTGTGGATTGCTCTCCTGCTCTTGCATTAGGGTCCTCTCTCTTCTTCAACATCCCAGGACCTATAGATGGAATGGCTTGCTGGAAGACAGTCACACGTCCTCCAGATGCTCCCTGGGGAGGAAGATTAGTGGATGCAGGGGTAAATTAAGGACTCTTGTGACAATTTCATTGAATTACTCTGCGTACATTTAAGCTAAAGGGGTGGAACAAGGTTTTCGCTAAATTGCATTCatgataaacaataaaatattttataaagccTGACAAATGCTAAAGTCCAGGTTTAgcatattattgttttttatcaaaactgtATAACCCTAAAACAGCTCTTTCAGCAATATATTTTGGCACCCACAATTTAACAGATTATCTTTAGCAGTGAATATTGAATAAACTTTAAACGCACTAACAAAACAGCTAACAAATACCTACTTGAGAAAAAAACATAGAAGCGGGCCAAACCTCAATTCttcacaaattttaatttctattaaaactttttaaatttccaaacAAAACTGCCACTCTGtccattaatttaaacttaaaaccttaattatttaacaagtTCTTTTTACCCAAAcctaattttttacaaattttaatttcttttaaaacttttttaatttccgaaatttaatttcttttaaaacttttttaataactaaatTTGCACTTGcccattaatttaaaaccttcattatttaacaagttgttttttacttaaacCTACATATGTGAACGCAAGACAAAAGCATCTACCCTTGACCAAGATTTCAAGGGagcttttttaatttccgAACTAAACTTGCACTTGcctattaatttaaaaccttcattatttaacaagtttttttacttaaacttttttttacttgaTGTCAAGGAAAGATTCCCCAtccattaccattaaagccATTGTCGCCTACCTTCGGCTGGGCTCCAAAATCTGGTGAGGTCCATGCGGTAGcaccccgggtgttggggtaatgggccaatcttGGCCTAAACCCTAGGACCCTAGCTACAGTGCGAAACCTAACACACTACAAATAGAGTGGAATACTTAAAACTTACGATTAGTTTCTTGGCCACTTCAAGAGCGGCTCCGAGAGCTGAATACGTGTCAATCTCTCCCTCTGCATCCACTGTGTGGAGGAGGGGGAGCTGATGTAGAAGATCTTGGACGAGCGATTTGCTCTCTCGAAGATTCACGAGCAAATTCTCAGGTGTTGGGATAAAAACATctaaaattgatattttttgttaaattttggtattttttgttGTGATCCAAATAGttgtaatttttgttgtttcttttacctggatgtttttaatattataatatgtgGAATCTTAGGATAAAACCCAGGCATTTATGGATAATTGTGAATTAACACTGGGTAAACACAATAATTTTTATGGGGTAACTCTTAATCCCCTTAGGTTTGCCACCGCATGTAATATAGTTCACATTGAAACAAATCCATATTCAAATAAAGCTTATgcgttaaatatttatatattaggaaagatggtacacattttcattaaattttcttgtcccatttggtagtaaacaaaaaaacattcaaagaattataaaaccgaatcttcacaacttccatagaccctttttaattctttaaaacacaatcaggatattcagTTTTGCTataagtgttccatcttaccccacactactgttATCAACATTGTTAACTATGTTACTAACCATCAATATCTGAGACAATTATCATTTGTGGTTGTGAGAGGCCTTCACTTAGTCTGTAGAAATGAACCGTCCCATTATAAGTGAGGAATCCTATCCTGGTCCTTCCATCACCTGGCATATGATCAAGATGATCCAGAAGTGACTGAAAAAAATGGATTTAAGTTTTGCCCAAAActggatatagttttatgataATGCATTGcagatttaaaaattgaaaatgaaattgaaaGAATTGTgagtaatataataaaaaatcaaaactaatcattttttaaagtcgcaaaaacaaaatgaatttaCGTTTTGCCAAAAACTGGAGGTAGTTTTATGATAAAGTATCGCAgcattaaaaatgaaaattaaaaaattagtgtgaatataatgtaaaaacaaaaattatttttaaacttgcaAAAACAAACTGCGAAAGGAACACTTTGGTGTAAAGGTATGTGGAAAATAgcaattaaacaatattttttaataaaatggttatacttacataaaaaatattaaaaaacttggTATACTTatatcaaaaaaacattaaaaactagttttactttcataaaaaaaacaaacaataaaaagtgggtatacttacataaaaaaataaacattaaaaacttgtCATACTTACATCGCAAACTATCTGTAGGTAACCGGATTCAATGGCAGAATGTGAAACATCCATTAGGAAAAGGTAAACAGCAGGTTGAGGGGGTCGTAACATGTATTCCTGTGGTGCTGTGAATATAATGGAatgtatattagggtggggtaagatgggtcactttttattctattttctcgtcccatgttgtagaaaaaaaaatgcacggaataataaaaccgtaccctcatgactcccatagaccaatgttaatttaattgtttaaaacacgattaggacatttagaatattttagatattatgcgctaaaagtgtcccgtcttcctccattctactatataaactatGAAAGCTAGTGGTAACACACACAGATAACAGGCAAACTACTTATACAGTCGGGCTAATTAAATTGGATACTAGGACAGGAAATTTGGCTAATAAATCACATTTTTCAACTAGTAAATTTTTCGGCctatgaggtcctacagcaagttATACCAGGATCAAGTTTTGAGCCAGAGTTTGTACATTACCCCAAACTGTGCTGTAGTAGTTTAGAATAACCTAATGTTCCATCAATGGTTGCTATAAATTGTGATAACATTTGACAAGTCAAATAAATGGGCTTCAAAAATAGGATTTGGCATGTACTTCCCAACAATCAAGATTACGAATCCGATTTAGATGCTAAATAACCTACCGATAAACTCGATGGTTGAGTTTGTACATTCAGGTCTCGTGTGCGGCTCGCCGTACGTTTTAGTCACCGGGTGGTGCAAGAACTCCTCAGCCGTGTCATTTACCATGAAACACATGTTACAGCGCCATTTTCGCTCCTGTAAGAAGCTCACGAATGGATTGATGTACGTGCGACAACGCTTGCAACGTACGATGGTGCCTGGAATGttggaaaaagttaaaataaaaaaaaatgctaataaaaaatttaaatcagcACTTTGACTACTACACGGAAAAACACCATCATTTTGTTGTGCACCTGTTTGAATTTATATGTTTGCTTTGTAGTATATACATATTccaatgtatatgtatatatttctatatgtatattttatcatttacttaatttaaagaattttttgaccatcttgtttaaaaaattaggcAATTTTGTAGcattatttgatttaaattttgaaacgGTGTACTAGActattgaaaatttaaaataaaataataccaCCAAAGGtctctttttttacttttacacaATAGAATATAGTCGGAAAAGCCTTACCCGCTGATATTACAGGTAAAGAGCTTAGATCCTTAAAAGGATGAATGATCAAACCAAATGGAAGCTTCACTTTGCCCAGTAGGTTTTGAGTATGAGGTACAGCTTTCAATGTAGAACAAAAAACActgatgaaaaaataaattggttacttaaaaattgattttaaatcaaataacatgataataataacttaatttgtctctttttacggtagcgaagatttagaaatatttaaacgaaaagacaggatatagcgataaaacaacagttgttaaaaacacttacagttaaaaaatatatacatttatgttatttatcgAAAACTATGctatttaaagaacaaagaaaagggaaacaacagaaaaacaacatttgttaaaacaaattattaaaaaaaagtgtgggaaaAAGTTGTGTGAGATATATGCCatacaatagaaaaaaatttcatttactAGGAATTTGTAAACTATACCTTGGATTGCAGTTCTTTCTGTTAGGTGGGACAAGCATGCCTTGATCAGCAGTTGTTTCAAATCGAAGAGGTGTTTCAACATGCTTGTGTGGCGGGAGAAGTCGTTTTTCCTGAAGTGtattacatattaaaatacagCAGTATTACGTAGTAATATAACTGATCAAAATAGTTGCAGATCTAGCATCTTGGACAGGTCATAGGCTAAcagaaagttttatttgtaataaacaagCTAATTAATGCcaactttaatttatatgCGAGttagatgacgtcattaaaagAATTGAGATATATCATAGgtgcctaacatgggtatgcaaggtATGCGTATATACACCCTGAAAATAAATCCCATGAGTAGGCCTACCCAGATAGTATCTTATATAAAGATGTCTTAAAATTAACACTATACAGTGGTGATAGTGAAATGATCAGTCTATTTTCTAAATGAAAGCTAataatgtgacaagaaaaaattgtttatgctTTCGCCGGCAATCTcgcataaactttttaataaaaaaaaatgtgtgggTACCTTGactttttaagtttctttttttaaactatatgaGTACCctgacattttaaattttttttaaaaatcatatgGTTATtggttactttaaattttcaaaagttAGATGCCCATGCCATGGTCATATCTAGCTTTTGATCCATAGATTCCTAATGAGTAATCTCTATTATAACT
It encodes:
- the LOC100181473 gene encoding protein transport protein Sec24A isoform X1 — protein: MAQSNPYYQNSTQSGGYQYGTQPNVAGPPPQGYNMKDQYRGSQPPMTAPSYPPSTVNGYNNYPQRGYSPNTQPPPQPGYSPNTQPPPQNTMNGPPVSAGYYSNTYPKSAPNPSMPPYSQSQFTPPKSNSPLPNAPQRNSPQPNVSNGPHAPSRPPPSMATSYSSAPPPNVHQNPYQTGTDTTAGYPSNIGPTSHAPPPNVSQSFPNQTSQHGHSLPPLPGQQLSAPPSAQPAPPPLPGQQYVPPNPLAAPPLPQPSGAPQAPMTQPPQNNAYQFNGPPPTGSSINRQPGPTPQYPGSLPQPNQPPLSHAMGRMNLSDAERPINLMQEKRLLPPHKHVETPLRFETTADQGMLVPPNRKNCNPSVFCSTLKAVPHTQNLLGKVKLPFGLIIHPFKDLSSLPVISAGTIVRCKRCRTYINPFVSFLQERKWRCNMCFMVNDTAEEFLHHPVTKTYGEPHTRPECTNSTIEFIAPQEYMLRPPQPAVYLFLMDVSHSAIESGYLQIVCDSLLDHLDHMPGDGRTRIGFLTYNGTVHFYRLSEGLSQPQMIIVSDIDDVFIPTPENLLVNLRESKSLVQDLLHQLPLLHTVDAEGEIDTYSALGAALEVAKKLIGASGGRVTVFQQAIPSIGPGMLKKREDPNARAGEQSTTALNPSTDYYKKLALDCSAQQVAIDFFFFNSQYIDIATLSCASRFSAGDMHYYPSLHTVHNPIEAERLSRDLERYLSRKIGFESVMRIRCTKGLAIHTFHGNFFVRSTDLLSLANINPDAGYAVNLSIEDPLTDLSAVCFQAALLYTTSKGERRIRVHTLCIPVVKSPAEVFNSVDCVAVISLLSKMAVDRSVTASVSDAREALMNALVDPLKAYKETLPQGMTTAGVYVPKSLRLLPLYIQCLLKHRAFRTGISTRLDDRVFAMINFKMQPALYQMLDLHPDLYRVDDLNDEGVLTVSGREIPQPHVLPLTAESLSQSGAFLLDCGWKMYLLVGRLTSQSFIKDVLDYPQFSNIEEPLSSIPELENPSSEMFHSFVDWLQENRPHHAPISVIRDDSRDRQLVLSRLIQDRTESSMSMQEFLMNLQQKLT
- the LOC100181473 gene encoding protein transport protein Sec24A isoform X2, which gives rise to MAQSNPYYQNSTQSGGYQYGTQPNVAGPPPQGYNMKDQYRGSQPPMTAPSYPPSTVNGYNNYPQRGYSPNTQPPPQPGYSPNTQPPPQNTMNGPPVSAGYYSNTYPKSAPNPSMPPYSQSQFTPPKSNSPLPNAPQRNSPQPNVSNGPHAPSRPPPSMATSYSSAPPPNVHQNPYQTGTAGYPSNIGPTSHAPPPNVSQSFPNQTSQHGHSLPPLPGQQLSAPPSAQPAPPPLPGQQYVPPNPLAAPPLPQPSGAPQAPMTQPPQNNAYQFNGPPPTGSSINRQPGPTPQYPGSLPQPNQPPLSHAMGRMNLSDAERPINLMQEKRLLPPHKHVETPLRFETTADQGMLVPPNRKNCNPSVFCSTLKAVPHTQNLLGKVKLPFGLIIHPFKDLSSLPVISAGTIVRCKRCRTYINPFVSFLQERKWRCNMCFMVNDTAEEFLHHPVTKTYGEPHTRPECTNSTIEFIAPQEYMLRPPQPAVYLFLMDVSHSAIESGYLQIVCDSLLDHLDHMPGDGRTRIGFLTYNGTVHFYRLSEGLSQPQMIIVSDIDDVFIPTPENLLVNLRESKSLVQDLLHQLPLLHTVDAEGEIDTYSALGAALEVAKKLIGASGGRVTVFQQAIPSIGPGMLKKREDPNARAGEQSTTALNPSTDYYKKLALDCSAQQVAIDFFFFNSQYIDIATLSCASRFSAGDMHYYPSLHTVHNPIEAERLSRDLERYLSRKIGFESVMRIRCTKGLAIHTFHGNFFVRSTDLLSLANINPDAGYAVNLSIEDPLTDLSAVCFQAALLYTTSKGERRIRVHTLCIPVVKSPAEVFNSVDCVAVISLLSKMAVDRSVTASVSDAREALMNALVDPLKAYKETLPQGMTTAGVYVPKSLRLLPLYIQCLLKHRAFRTGISTRLDDRVFAMINFKMQPALYQMLDLHPDLYRVDDLNDEGVLTVSGREIPQPHVLPLTAESLSQSGAFLLDCGWKMYLLVGRLTSQSFIKDVLDYPQFSNIEEPLSSIPELENPSSEMFHSFVDWLQENRPHHAPISVIRDDSRDRQLVLSRLIQDRTESSMSMQEFLMNLQQKLT